A genomic stretch from Cellulomonas sp. KRMCY2 includes:
- the thpR gene encoding RNA 2',3'-cyclic phosphodiesterase, which translates to MRLFAAVLPPAEVLGHLDGALEAVRCGTGSSGAGEALRWSPPEARHLTVAFYGDVPEGYLRDVADELAGIAARRAPFDLALRGAGTFDRRTLWIGCAGDAAALARLTREAVAVGRDLLGRSDDRVRSRAHLTVARVGGRARTRPDRWSTTRRGAGGNGGTGGHGGTGGHDGADDPAGVGSLARALAVYRGPTWRVDELVLVSSELGAGPSGHARHEIVRRFALAAVAG; encoded by the coding sequence ATGCGACTGTTCGCGGCGGTGCTCCCCCCTGCGGAGGTGCTCGGACACCTCGACGGTGCGCTCGAGGCCGTGCGATGCGGTACCGGGTCGTCGGGGGCCGGGGAGGCGTTGCGGTGGAGCCCGCCGGAGGCTCGTCACCTGACGGTGGCCTTCTACGGCGACGTTCCCGAGGGCTACCTCCGAGACGTCGCCGACGAGCTCGCCGGCATCGCCGCTCGTCGTGCTCCCTTCGACCTCGCCCTGCGCGGCGCCGGGACGTTCGACCGGCGCACGCTGTGGATCGGCTGCGCCGGTGACGCCGCGGCGCTCGCGCGCCTGACCCGCGAGGCGGTCGCCGTCGGCCGTGACCTGCTCGGCCGATCCGACGACCGGGTGCGCTCCCGTGCCCACCTGACCGTCGCACGGGTCGGCGGACGCGCCCGGACCCGACCCGACCGGTGGTCGACGACGCGGCGCGGGGCAGGTGGGAACGGCGGCACGGGTGGGCACGGCGGCACGGGTGGGCACGACGGGGCGGACGACCCGGCCGGTGTCGGGTCGCTCGCCCGCGCCCTGGCCGTCTACCGGGGGCCGACCTGGCGGGTCGACGAGCTCGTCCTCGTGTCCTCCGAGCTCGGGGCGGGACCGTCGGGGCACGCCAGGCACGAGATCGTGCGCCGGTTCGCCCTGGCAGCTGTGGCAGGATGA
- the infC gene encoding translation initiation factor IF-3 — translation MVTPTTHEESHISEPRINDRIRVAEVRLVGPNGEQVGIVRVEDALRLAQEADLDLVEVAPDARPPVCKLMDYGKFKYEADMKAREARRNQANTVLKEIRFRLKIDPHDYATKKGHVERFLKVGDKVKVMIMFRGREQSRPEAGVRLLQRLADDVVELGFIESMPKQDGRNMIMVLGPTKKKADAKIEQRRRVQEAESATGEAAAAAVAPAAPRQAPNAQAPDAAAVPPEQVPAAVVAPEPVVAAPEVAEVAVAVPEVAEPVVTEPETVDEPVVAEKAAPATVKPATVEPAAAKPAAAKPAAAKPAVAKPAVAKPAVAKVAKEAAADTTPEPVTVKPAAADPAVVKPAAVTPTPVKPTPAKPAAVKPAPAKPGVRATKPVGPEGAQS, via the coding sequence GTGGTCACACCGACGACGCACGAGGAGTCCCACATCAGCGAGCCCCGCATCAACGATCGGATCCGTGTCGCCGAGGTCCGCCTGGTCGGCCCCAACGGCGAGCAGGTCGGCATCGTCCGCGTGGAAGACGCCCTGCGCCTTGCGCAGGAGGCAGACCTGGACCTGGTCGAGGTCGCACCCGACGCCCGACCGCCGGTCTGCAAGCTCATGGACTACGGCAAGTTCAAGTACGAGGCCGACATGAAGGCCCGTGAGGCCCGACGCAACCAGGCCAACACGGTGCTCAAGGAGATCCGCTTCCGGCTCAAGATCGACCCGCACGACTACGCCACCAAGAAGGGCCACGTCGAGCGGTTCCTCAAGGTCGGCGACAAGGTCAAGGTCATGATCATGTTCCGTGGCCGCGAGCAGTCGCGGCCCGAGGCGGGCGTGCGGCTGCTGCAGCGACTCGCCGACGACGTCGTCGAGCTCGGCTTCATCGAGAGCATGCCGAAGCAGGACGGCCGCAACATGATCATGGTGCTCGGCCCGACCAAGAAGAAGGCCGACGCCAAGATCGAGCAGCGCCGCCGCGTGCAGGAGGCCGAGTCCGCGACGGGCGAGGCAGCCGCAGCGGCGGTCGCACCCGCCGCCCCGCGCCAGGCGCCGAACGCCCAGGCCCCGGACGCCGCGGCCGTTCCCCCGGAGCAGGTTCCTGCCGCTGTTGTCGCGCCCGAGCCCGTCGTGGCGGCACCTGAGGTCGCTGAGGTCGCGGTCGCTGTGCCCGAGGTGGCCGAGCCCGTGGTGACCGAGCCCGAGACCGTCGACGAGCCTGTCGTTGCCGAGAAGGCCGCTCCGGCGACGGTCAAGCCTGCGACGGTCGAGCCTGCTGCGGCCAAGCCTGCTGCGGCCAAGCCTGCTGCGGCCAAGCCGGCTGTGGCCAAGCCAGCTGTGGCCAAGCCGGCTGTGGCCAAGGTCGCCAAGGAAGCGGCGGCGGACACCACCCCGGAGCCGGTCACGGTCAAGCCTGCTGCGGCCGATCCGGCCGTGGTGAAGCCCGCCGCGGTCACGCCGACCCCGGTCAAGCCGACCCCGGCCAAGCCTGCGGCGGTCAAGCCCGCTCCGGCAAAGCCTGGGGTCCGCGCGACCAAGCCTGTCGGGCCGGAGGGCGCGCAGTCCTGA
- the pheT gene encoding phenylalanine--tRNA ligase subunit beta: MPRIPLTWLADHVELPAGTTAEHLAADLVRVGLEEEAIHPAAVTGPLVIGQVVECTPEEQTNGKTINWCRVDVGPLNEVTPDGSSRPRGIVCGAHNFGVGDRVVVALPGAVLPGPFPIASRKTYGHVSDGMICSARELGLGEDHDGIIVISRLGLDAEPGTDARALLGLGDEVLEINVTPDRGYCFSMRGVAREYGHSTGAVFTDRGLPGLDPDGADVRPAGGGFGVELADDAPIDGRAGCDRFVAQVVRGVAASGPSPVWMQRRLTQAGMRPISLAVDVTNYVMLDLGQPLHAYDLGQVVEPIVVRRARPQDRLRTLDGVDRRLLEQDLLITDSPASPAGPDGRDGVVGSRVLGLAGVMGGAESEITTVTTDLLIEAAHFDPVSVARTARRHKLPSEAARRFERGVDPQLPRVAVARVVALLLEHGGGQADSAVTDVDRTAQPAVVSLPVELPARLVGVDYSAAQVRETLEEIGCQVSGPPDAGVVDVSVPSWRPDLTRPVDLVEEIARLRGYDAIPSVLPTAPAGRGLTDGQRARRSVAWALAGAGFVEVLTYPFVGAHQHDELALPADDVRRRAVRLLNPLSDEQPEMRTNLLVTLLDAARRNVARGTTDLAVFEIGLVTRPVDGAPAAPRLPGAVRPSEQDLARLAAAVPPQPRRVAGVLTGVREPAGWWGPGRRADHTDAIAAALLVARTVRADVVVARDADHAPWHPGRTARLQTADGTLVGHAGELHPKVVAALALPARAVAFEVDLDVLLAAAPSEPLQARPVSGFPVAKEDIALVVDAGVSAGELLEAVRVGASASAAGDIVEELRLFDVYTGSQVGAGKKSLAFSLRLRAGDRTLTAAEAADVRECAVAEANRRFGAVLRA; the protein is encoded by the coding sequence ATGCCGCGGATCCCACTGACCTGGCTGGCCGACCATGTCGAGCTGCCCGCCGGCACCACGGCCGAGCACCTCGCGGCCGATCTGGTCCGCGTCGGGCTCGAGGAGGAGGCCATCCACCCGGCTGCCGTGACCGGGCCGCTCGTGATCGGCCAGGTGGTCGAGTGCACACCCGAGGAGCAGACGAACGGCAAGACGATCAACTGGTGCCGGGTCGATGTCGGCCCGCTCAACGAGGTCACGCCGGACGGCTCGTCGCGACCGCGCGGGATCGTCTGCGGCGCGCACAACTTCGGGGTGGGCGACCGCGTCGTCGTCGCCCTGCCGGGAGCGGTGCTGCCCGGCCCGTTCCCGATCGCGAGCCGCAAGACCTACGGCCACGTGTCCGACGGGATGATCTGCTCGGCGCGTGAGCTGGGCCTGGGCGAGGACCACGACGGGATCATCGTCATCTCGCGGCTCGGTCTCGACGCCGAGCCCGGCACGGATGCGCGCGCGCTGCTGGGTCTCGGTGACGAGGTCCTGGAGATCAACGTCACGCCGGACCGCGGCTACTGCTTCTCCATGCGCGGCGTGGCCCGGGAGTACGGGCACTCCACCGGAGCTGTCTTCACCGACCGCGGGCTTCCGGGGCTGGACCCGGACGGCGCGGACGTGCGCCCGGCCGGTGGCGGGTTCGGCGTCGAGCTGGCCGATGACGCCCCGATCGACGGTCGGGCGGGTTGTGATCGGTTCGTCGCGCAGGTCGTGCGCGGCGTGGCAGCGTCCGGGCCGTCACCGGTGTGGATGCAGCGTCGTCTGACGCAGGCCGGGATGCGGCCGATCTCGCTCGCGGTCGACGTCACCAACTACGTGATGCTCGATCTGGGTCAGCCACTGCACGCCTACGACCTCGGGCAGGTCGTGGAGCCGATCGTGGTGCGGCGAGCCCGCCCGCAGGACCGGCTGCGCACGCTCGACGGCGTGGACCGGCGGCTGCTCGAGCAGGACCTGCTGATCACAGACAGCCCTGCCAGCCCTGCCGGCCCTGACGGCCGCGACGGGGTCGTCGGATCCCGCGTCCTCGGGCTGGCGGGTGTCATGGGCGGTGCCGAGAGCGAGATCACGACGGTCACGACCGACCTGCTCATCGAGGCTGCGCACTTCGACCCGGTGTCGGTCGCGCGCACCGCGCGCCGGCACAAGCTGCCGAGCGAGGCGGCCCGGCGCTTCGAGCGTGGCGTCGACCCGCAGCTGCCCCGAGTGGCGGTGGCGCGCGTCGTCGCCCTGCTGCTCGAGCACGGTGGCGGTCAGGCGGACAGCGCTGTGACCGACGTCGACCGGACCGCGCAGCCCGCCGTCGTCAGCCTGCCGGTGGAGCTGCCGGCACGACTGGTCGGCGTCGACTACTCCGCGGCGCAGGTGCGCGAGACGCTCGAGGAGATCGGCTGCCAGGTGTCCGGCCCGCCCGATGCCGGTGTCGTCGACGTCTCGGTGCCGAGCTGGCGTCCTGACCTGACCAGGCCGGTCGACCTGGTCGAGGAGATCGCCCGCCTACGGGGCTACGACGCGATCCCGTCCGTCCTGCCCACTGCACCAGCCGGGCGCGGCCTCACCGACGGCCAGCGGGCCCGCCGCTCGGTGGCCTGGGCGCTGGCCGGCGCGGGCTTCGTCGAGGTCCTGACCTACCCGTTCGTCGGCGCGCACCAGCACGACGAGCTCGCCCTGCCGGCTGACGACGTCCGTCGCCGTGCGGTGCGCCTGCTCAACCCGCTGTCCGACGAGCAGCCCGAGATGCGCACGAACCTGCTGGTGACCCTGCTCGACGCCGCCCGCCGCAACGTCGCCCGCGGCACCACCGACCTGGCGGTCTTCGAGATCGGCCTGGTCACCCGACCGGTCGACGGTGCACCGGCCGCGCCCCGGCTGCCGGGAGCGGTCCGTCCCTCGGAGCAGGATCTTGCCCGGCTCGCTGCCGCCGTACCGCCCCAGCCTCGCCGGGTCGCCGGTGTGCTCACCGGTGTGCGAGAGCCTGCCGGCTGGTGGGGCCCGGGCCGTCGAGCCGACCACACCGACGCCATCGCCGCCGCGCTGCTCGTCGCCCGGACCGTGCGGGCCGACGTCGTCGTGGCCCGCGACGCGGACCACGCACCGTGGCACCCGGGCCGGACCGCGCGTCTGCAGACCGCCGACGGAACGCTCGTCGGGCACGCCGGCGAGCTGCACCCGAAGGTCGTTGCTGCGCTGGCCCTGCCGGCCCGCGCGGTCGCCTTCGAGGTCGACCTCGACGTCCTGCTCGCGGCCGCGCCGAGCGAACCCCTCCAGGCCCGCCCGGTCTCCGGTTTCCCGGTCGCCAAGGAGGACATCGCTCTCGTGGTGGACGCCGGCGTGTCGGCCGGCGAGCTCCTCGAGGCGGTCCGGGTCGGCGCATCGGCCTCAGCGGCCGGTGACATCGTCGAGGAGCTCAGGCTCTTCGACGTGTACACCGGATCACAGGTCGGTGCGGGCAAGAAGTCGCTCGCGTTCTCGCTGCGGCTCCGTGCGGGCGACCGCACGCTGACGGCCGCGGAGGCGGCTGACGTGCGGGAGTGCGCAGTCGCCGAGGCGAACCGGCGGTTCGGCGCGGTGCTCCGAGCCTGA
- the rplT gene encoding 50S ribosomal protein L20: MARVKRAVNAQKKRRSTLERASGYRGQRSRLYRKAKEQVTHSLVYAYRDRKARKGDFRKLWIQRINAASRAQGMTYNRLIQGLKLAGVEVDRRVLADLAVNDAPAFNVLVKVAKDALPADVNAPSAA, encoded by the coding sequence GTGGCACGCGTGAAGCGGGCGGTCAACGCCCAGAAGAAGCGCCGTTCAACCCTCGAGCGCGCAAGCGGCTACCGCGGTCAGCGTTCGCGTCTGTACCGCAAGGCGAAGGAGCAGGTCACCCACTCCCTCGTCTACGCGTACCGCGACCGCAAGGCCCGCAAGGGCGACTTCCGCAAGCTGTGGATCCAGCGGATCAACGCGGCGTCGCGGGCGCAGGGCATGACCTACAACCGCCTGATCCAGGGCCTCAAGCTGGCCGGCGTCGAGGTCGACCGCCGTGTGCTCGCCGACCTCGCGGTCAACGACGCACCGGCCTTCAACGTCCTCGTCAAGGTGGCGAAGGATGCCCTCCCGGCGGACGTGAACGCGCCGTCCGCGGCGTGA
- the pheS gene encoding phenylalanine--tRNA ligase subunit alpha: MSDSSTFSPLDGAAIDAAVSAALDAFARATDLDLLKDARLAHVGDRSPLALANRAIGGLPAADKAVAGKTLGGARGRVAAALARRQSELEADRDARVLVEETIDVTLPVDRAPRGARHPLETLQERIADFFVAMGWEIAEGPELETEWFNFDALNFGVDHPARQMQDTFFVEGPRAPGSAEAEPSGLVLRTHTSPVQARALLERDLPVYVACPGKTFRADELDATHTPVFHQVEGLAVDKGLTMAHLKGTLDHFARAVFGPEARTRLRPSFFPFTEPSAEMDLWFPQKKGGPGWIEWGGCGMVNPNVLLACGIDPDVYSGFAFGMGIERTLMLRHGIADMHDMVEGDVRFSLQFEGTI, translated from the coding sequence ATGTCTGACTCCAGCACGTTCTCACCGCTCGACGGCGCCGCGATCGACGCCGCCGTCTCCGCAGCACTCGACGCCTTCGCACGCGCGACGGACCTCGACCTCCTCAAGGACGCGCGCCTCGCGCACGTCGGCGACCGCAGCCCGCTCGCCCTGGCCAACCGGGCGATCGGTGGGCTCCCCGCGGCGGACAAGGCCGTCGCCGGCAAGACCCTCGGAGGTGCTCGCGGTCGGGTGGCGGCGGCTCTGGCCCGGCGGCAGTCCGAGCTCGAGGCGGACCGCGATGCCCGGGTCCTGGTCGAGGAGACCATCGACGTCACGCTGCCGGTCGACCGCGCCCCCCGGGGCGCGCGCCATCCGCTGGAGACGCTCCAGGAGCGGATCGCCGACTTCTTCGTCGCGATGGGCTGGGAGATCGCCGAGGGCCCGGAGCTCGAGACCGAGTGGTTCAACTTCGACGCCCTGAACTTCGGCGTGGACCACCCGGCCCGGCAGATGCAGGACACGTTCTTCGTCGAGGGCCCACGGGCGCCGGGGTCGGCCGAGGCCGAACCGTCCGGGCTGGTGCTGCGCACGCACACCTCGCCCGTACAGGCGCGGGCACTGCTCGAGCGCGATCTCCCGGTGTATGTCGCCTGCCCGGGCAAGACGTTCCGCGCCGACGAGCTCGACGCGACGCACACCCCCGTCTTCCACCAGGTCGAGGGCCTGGCGGTCGACAAGGGTCTGACGATGGCCCACCTCAAGGGCACTCTGGACCACTTCGCCAGGGCGGTCTTCGGTCCCGAGGCCCGCACCAGGCTGCGCCCCTCCTTCTTCCCGTTCACCGAGCCCAGCGCCGAGATGGACCTGTGGTTCCCGCAGAAGAAGGGCGGCCCGGGCTGGATCGAGTGGGGCGGCTGCGGCATGGTCAACCCGAACGTGCTGCTCGCCTGCGGGATCGACCCGGACGTCTACTCGGGCTTCGCTTTCGGGATGGGCATCGAGCGCACCCTGATGCTGCGCCATGGCATCGCCGACATGCACGACATGGTGGAGGGCGACGTGCGCTTCTCCCTGCAGTTCGAGGGGACGATCTGA
- a CDS encoding quinone oxidoreductase — MRTIQATAPGGPDVLSLDTLPEPSAGRGEVVVQVAAAGVNFIDTYRRAGIYPMAFPHVVGSEGAGTVTGVGPGVDDLAVGDRVAWASSVSGSYAERVRVAAAAAVPVPDDVDLTTAAALLLQGMTAHYLVDSTFPVTAGQTVLVHAGAGGVGLLLTQLAVARGARVLTTVSTAEKAAVSRAAGASDVIRYDELADLTTDLPAAVRALTDGAGVATVFDGVGRATFDASLASLAVRGGLALFGGASGQVPPVDPQRLNAAGSVYLTRPTLGHYTATRPELLRRAGELLAAVGAGRLDVRIGATYALADAAQAHRDLEGRATIGKVVLLP; from the coding sequence ATGCGCACTATCCAGGCCACCGCCCCGGGCGGCCCCGACGTCCTGTCCCTCGACACCCTGCCCGAGCCGTCAGCCGGCCGCGGCGAGGTGGTCGTCCAGGTCGCGGCGGCCGGGGTCAACTTCATCGACACCTACCGGCGGGCCGGCATCTACCCGATGGCCTTCCCGCACGTCGTGGGCAGCGAGGGTGCCGGAACCGTGACCGGCGTCGGACCCGGGGTCGACGACCTCGCCGTCGGCGACCGGGTCGCCTGGGCCTCGAGCGTGTCCGGCTCCTATGCCGAGCGGGTGCGGGTGGCCGCGGCCGCCGCCGTGCCGGTACCCGACGACGTCGACCTCACGACCGCTGCGGCTCTCCTGCTGCAGGGCATGACGGCCCACTACCTCGTCGACTCCACCTTCCCGGTCACCGCCGGCCAGACCGTCCTGGTGCACGCCGGTGCCGGCGGCGTCGGTCTGCTGCTGACCCAGCTCGCCGTCGCCCGTGGTGCCCGCGTGCTGACGACCGTCTCCACCGCCGAGAAGGCCGCCGTGTCCCGAGCCGCGGGAGCGAGCGACGTGATCCGGTACGACGAGCTGGCCGACCTCACGACGGACCTGCCGGCCGCCGTCCGGGCGCTGACCGACGGCGCCGGGGTCGCCACGGTGTTCGACGGCGTGGGCCGCGCGACCTTCGACGCGTCGTTGGCCTCGCTGGCCGTGCGTGGCGGGCTGGCCCTCTTCGGCGGCGCGTCCGGGCAGGTGCCCCCGGTCGACCCGCAGCGTCTCAACGCGGCTGGATCGGTGTACCTGACCCGACCGACCCTCGGGCACTACACGGCCACCCGGCCCGAGCTGCTCCGCCGCGCCGGCGAGCTCCTCGCCGCGGTGGGCGCGGGGCGCCTCGACGTCCGGATCGGCGCGACGTACGCCCTGGCCGACGCCGCGCAGGCGCACCGGGACCTGGAGGGCCGCGCCACCATCGGCAAGGTCGTGCTGCTGCCGTGA
- a CDS encoding GNAT family N-acetyltransferase, producing MTPVPSVPSVPSPPPLRPVGPGDLVALAALNDAAVPAVNRLGLDGLTAHVPGCDLAVVAHDTAGLPTGFLLALAPGAPYASENYLWFEAHRPGSLYVDRIVVAPHAHGRGIGRALYDAAFARAAELALAEVTCEVNLEPPNPGSLAFHGRLGFVQVAEQVTKGGTVRVALMARASET from the coding sequence GTGACGCCCGTGCCGTCGGTGCCGTCCGTGCCGTCACCGCCGCCGCTGCGCCCCGTCGGGCCGGGCGACCTCGTGGCACTCGCCGCGCTCAACGACGCAGCCGTGCCCGCCGTCAACCGGCTCGGCCTCGACGGGCTCACCGCACACGTCCCGGGGTGCGACCTCGCCGTGGTGGCCCACGACACCGCCGGGCTGCCCACCGGCTTCCTGCTCGCTCTCGCGCCCGGCGCACCGTACGCGAGCGAGAACTACCTGTGGTTCGAGGCCCACCGCCCCGGTTCGCTGTACGTCGACCGCATCGTCGTCGCACCGCACGCCCACGGGCGTGGGATCGGCCGCGCGCTGTACGACGCCGCCTTCGCCCGCGCGGCCGAGCTCGCGCTCGCCGAGGTGACCTGCGAGGTCAACCTCGAGCCGCCCAACCCTGGCTCCCTCGCGTTCCACGGGCGCCTGGGCTTCGTCCAGGTCGCCGAGCAGGTCACCAAGGGCGGGACGGTGCGGGTGGCACTGATGGCCCGGGCGTCCGAGACCTGA
- a CDS encoding RNA methyltransferase, translated as MPELTNPRAERVASVRALAGRSARRRHGQFLAEGPQAVREAVRAEPAGTRRSVRDLYVTEESAERYPEIVAEAQDRGLRVHVGTPEVLAAMSPDAQQVLAVVEIRAWSMAEVLAARPRLVAVLAHVRDPGNAGTVIRAADAAGADAVVITAESVDLHNPKVVRATAGSIFHLPVVTGLPLDEVLAALRAAGLSVLAADGSGEHDLDDLLDAADRARAVAAADSGALAGSMVPGSPAPGIPAPDLSAPTAWVFGNEAWGLRPDDRTLADAVVRVPIRGSAESLNLAAAATVCLYASARAQR; from the coding sequence ATGCCCGAGCTGACCAACCCCCGCGCAGAGCGGGTCGCGTCAGTTCGTGCGCTGGCCGGGCGCTCGGCGCGTCGGCGTCACGGCCAGTTCCTTGCCGAGGGGCCGCAGGCGGTCCGCGAGGCGGTCCGGGCTGAGCCGGCGGGCACCCGCCGGTCGGTCCGGGACCTCTACGTCACCGAGGAGTCCGCGGAGCGGTATCCGGAGATCGTCGCCGAGGCTCAGGATCGCGGGCTGCGCGTCCATGTCGGCACCCCTGAGGTGCTCGCGGCGATGAGCCCGGACGCGCAGCAGGTCCTGGCGGTGGTCGAGATCCGAGCGTGGTCCATGGCGGAGGTGCTCGCCGCGCGTCCACGGCTCGTCGCCGTCCTCGCGCACGTACGTGACCCCGGGAACGCCGGCACGGTGATCCGTGCCGCCGACGCCGCCGGCGCCGACGCCGTGGTGATCACGGCCGAGAGCGTCGACCTGCACAACCCGAAGGTGGTCCGCGCGACGGCCGGTTCGATCTTCCATCTCCCGGTGGTCACGGGTCTGCCGCTCGACGAGGTGCTCGCTGCGCTGCGTGCCGCCGGGCTCTCGGTGCTCGCGGCCGACGGCTCCGGCGAGCACGACCTGGACGATCTGCTCGACGCCGCGGACCGGGCGCGAGCCGTCGCGGCAGCCGACTCCGGTGCCCTCGCAGGCAGCATGGTGCCCGGCAGCCCGGCCCCCGGCATCCCCGCGCCCGACCTCTCCGCACCCACCGCGTGGGTCTTCGGCAACGAGGCATGGGGTCTGCGTCCCGATGACCGCACCCTGGCCGATGCGGTCGTACGGGTGCCGATCCGGGGGAGCGCCGAGTCGCTCAACCTGGCGGCCGCGGCCACCGTCTGCCTGTACGCGAGCGCGCGCGCCCAGCGCTGA
- a CDS encoding Fur family transcriptional regulator, with amino-acid sequence MTAHQALRDHGLRVTAPRIAVLDAVGRLPHATADTVLRAVRTTVPTVSVQTVYDVLHALTHAGLLREIEPAGHAARYERRVGDNHHHIVCRSCGALDDVDCAIGDSPCLVPSSTSGFTVELAEVTYWGLCPACREAA; translated from the coding sequence ATGACCGCACACCAGGCGCTGCGGGACCACGGGTTGCGGGTCACCGCCCCACGCATCGCCGTGCTGGACGCCGTCGGACGCCTGCCGCACGCGACGGCCGACACCGTGCTGCGCGCCGTACGGACCACCGTGCCGACGGTCTCGGTGCAGACGGTCTACGACGTGCTCCACGCCTTGACGCACGCGGGCCTGCTGCGCGAGATCGAGCCGGCCGGTCACGCGGCGCGCTACGAGCGGCGGGTCGGAGACAACCACCACCACATCGTGTGCCGCTCGTGCGGCGCGCTCGACGACGTCGACTGCGCCATCGGCGACTCCCCCTGCCTGGTGCCGAGCTCGACCAGCGGGTTCACCGTCGAGCTGGCAGAGGTCACCTACTGGGGCCTGTGCCCCGCCTGCCGTGAGGCCGCCTGA
- the rpmI gene encoding 50S ribosomal protein L35 has translation MPKNKTHSGAKKRFRITGTGKVMREQAGARHLLEHKSSRRTRRLASDQVVSAVDTPKIKKLLGK, from the coding sequence GTGCCGAAGAACAAGACGCACAGTGGTGCGAAGAAGCGTTTCCGGATCACCGGGACCGGAAAGGTCATGCGCGAGCAGGCCGGCGCCCGGCACCTGCTCGAGCACAAGTCGAGCCGCCGAACGCGTCGTCTCGCCTCCGACCAGGTCGTCTCGGCCGTCGATACCCCGAAGATCAAGAAGCTGCTCGGCAAGTGA
- the argC gene encoding N-acetyl-gamma-glutamyl-phosphate reductase, giving the protein MHMSVRVAVSGASGYAGGEVLRLLAGHPDVEIGAVTAFSSAGDRLGEHQPHLRSLADRIIEPTTPASLAGHDVVVLALPHGASGAVAAELGDDVLVLDCGADHRLADASDWVAFYGSPHAGTWPYGLPELILDRGLRRQRDQLVGARRVAVPGCNVTAVTLGIQPGVAAGVVEATDLVAVLAVGYSGAGKAARTHLLAAEGLGSAAPYAVGGTHRHIPEIEQNLRAVGASEVSLSFTPVLVPMSRGILATTTARLADGADAASVRAAWELAYADEPFVHLLPAGQWPTTAATVGANTALVQVAVDERAGRVVAVCALDNLVKGTAGAAVQSMNLALGLPETAGLSLEGVAP; this is encoded by the coding sequence ATGCACATGTCGGTACGGGTCGCGGTGTCAGGGGCGAGCGGGTACGCGGGGGGCGAGGTCCTGCGCCTGCTGGCCGGCCATCCCGACGTCGAGATCGGCGCGGTGACCGCCTTCTCGTCAGCCGGGGACCGCCTCGGCGAGCACCAGCCGCACCTGCGCTCGCTCGCCGACCGGATCATCGAGCCGACGACCCCAGCGAGCCTCGCCGGCCACGACGTCGTCGTCCTCGCACTGCCGCACGGGGCTTCGGGCGCCGTGGCGGCCGAGCTCGGCGACGACGTGCTCGTGCTCGACTGCGGGGCGGACCACCGACTCGCCGACGCATCGGACTGGGTCGCCTTCTACGGCAGCCCGCACGCTGGGACGTGGCCCTACGGCCTTCCCGAGCTGATCCTCGACCGTGGCCTGCGGCGGCAGCGCGACCAGCTCGTCGGTGCCCGGCGGGTCGCGGTGCCCGGCTGCAACGTCACGGCCGTCACCCTCGGGATCCAGCCGGGCGTCGCAGCAGGCGTCGTCGAGGCGACCGACCTGGTCGCCGTGCTGGCGGTGGGCTACTCGGGTGCGGGCAAGGCCGCCAGGACCCATCTCCTGGCCGCCGAGGGTCTCGGCTCGGCCGCACCGTACGCGGTGGGCGGCACCCATAGGCACATCCCCGAGATCGAGCAGAACCTGCGCGCCGTCGGGGCGAGCGAGGTCTCGCTCTCCTTCACTCCCGTGCTCGTCCCGATGTCCCGGGGGATCCTCGCCACCACGACCGCGCGGCTCGCCGACGGTGCCGACGCGGCCTCCGTCCGGGCGGCCTGGGAGCTGGCCTACGCCGACGAGCCCTTCGTCCACCTGCTGCCCGCGGGGCAGTGGCCCACGACGGCGGCCACGGTCGGGGCGAACACCGCCCTGGTCCAGGTCGCGGTCGACGAGCGGGCCGGCCGCGTCGTGGCGGTCTGCGCTCTCGACAACCTGGTCAAGGGCACCGCGGGCGCCGCCGTGCAGTCGATGAACCTCGCACTCGGTCTGCCCGAGACCGCGGGCCTGTCTCTCGAGGGAGTCGCACCATGA